A segment of the Streptomyces sp. NBC_01235 genome:
CTCGCGCTGATCATGGGCGACTTCGGGCTGACCGCCGCGGCGGGCGCCGCCGCCGTGTCGTGTCTCCTCTACGCGCGCACCCGACGCGTCCGCTTTCGATCCGCCTGGCTGCTGTTCTCGCTCTCCTCGGCGATGGCGGCCCTCGGCAATCTGGTCTGGGGTTGGTACGAGGTGGTCCTGGGGCGGCCCGTGCCCAGCCCCAGCCTCGCCGACCTGTTCTTCCTGTGCTTCGCGCCCCCCGCCATCGTGGGGCTGCTCGTGCTCGCCGCCCGGCCCATGACGAAGGCGGGCTGGGTCTGCCTGGGGCTGGACGCCTGGCTGATCGCCGGCTCGCTGCTCACCCTCTCCTGGAGCCTCGCGCTCGCCCAGGCGGCGCAGTTCGACGGGCCGAGCGTCGCGCACGCGGCGCTGTCGCTGGCGTACCCGCTGCTCGACATCGCCCTGGTGAGCATGGTGCTCGTCCTGCACTTCAGGCGGTCGCCCGTGAATCGCACAGCGGTCAACACGGCTGTCGGCGCGCTCGCGCTGACCGTGATGTGCGACGCCCTGTTCACCTCACCGCTGCTGCACAACAACTACCGCTCGGGCCAGCTCCTCGACGCGGGCTGGTTCGCGGGCTCGCTGCTCCTGGCGTACGCGCCCTGGGCCGCCTCCCGCCGACAAGGGGCGTCGGACGAGGGGCACACGCGTGTGGTGCACGAGCATGTACCCGGCCAGCAGCGCACCGCGGGCCACCCGCACGGGCCGTCGCGTCCGGCCGCCCACCCCTCCGCGCAGACGGCCGCGCGGGCACCGGACCGGACGCCTCCCCAGGGAGGTGATCCCAGCCGGTATCCGGCCACCCGGCCCATCACCGGCTCCCTGGCCGCGCTCACGCCGTATCTCGCGGCCGCCGTCTGCACCCTGGGGATCCTCTACAACGTCCTCAACGGCCGCAGCGTCGACCGTGTGGTGCTGCTGACCGGTGGCGCGGTCGTGCTCGCCCTCGTGGTGCGGCAGGGGATCATGCTGCTCGACAACATCACCCTCACCCAGGAACTGGCGCAGAAGGAGAACCACTTCCGCTCCCTGGTGCAGGGCTCCAGCGACGTCATCATGATCGCCGCCCCCAGCGGCATCCTCCGGTACGTCTCCCCGGCAGCCGCCGGGGTCTACGGACAGTCCGCCGAGGAGCTCGTGGGCACCGAGCTGGCCCATCTCATCCACCCGGAGGACCTGGGCTGCGTGGTGCACGAGGTGCGCCGCTTCCTCGCCGCCACCCCCCAGGAGGAGCCCACCACCCGCATCGAGTGCCGCTTCCGCTCCGGCGGCGGGGGCTGGCTCAACGTCGAGTCGACCGTCAACCGCCACCACGGCGGCCTGATCTTCAACAGCCGGGACGTGACCGAACGCGTGCGGCTCCAGGCGCAGCTCCAGCACAACGCCGAGCACGACCCGCTCACCGACCTGCCCAACCGCGCGCTGTTCACCCGGCGCGTCCAGCAGGCCCTGTCCGGTCGCCGTAGCTCCGACCGGGGTCCCGCCCTGCGCAACACTGCGGTCCTCTTCATCGACCTCGACGGCTTCAAGGCGGTCAACGACACGATCGGCCACGCGGCGGGGGACGAACTGCTGGTCCAAGCGGCCCGCCGGCTCCAGGACGCGGTCCGCCACGGCGACACCGCGTCCCGGCTGGGCGGCGACGAGTTCGCGGCCCTGATCGTCGGCGACGGCACCCGCGACCGTACCGCCCGCGAACGCCACATACTGGAACTCGCCGACCGGCTCAGGCTCACGCTCTCCCAGCCGTACCTCATCGACGGCAACGAGGTGCGCGTCGCCGCGTCCATCGGCGTCGCCTTCGCCGAACCGGGCCTCGGCGCCGGTGAGCTGCTGCGCAACGCCGACCTCGCCATGTACCGCGCCAAGGCGGGCGGCAAGGGCCGGGTCGAGCTGTACAAGCCGCAGATGCAGCAGGACGTCGTCCGCAAGGCGGAGCTGGCCACGCGGCTGCGTGCCGCGCTGCACGACGGCGAGTTCGCGCTGCTGCACCAGCCGGTGGTGCGCCTGGAGGACGGCCGGATCTCGTCGGTCGCCGCGCAGGCCCGATGGCGCTCCTCCCAAGGAGTGCTCTTCACCCCCGCCGAGTTCCTGCGCGCCGCCGAGGACAGCGACAAGACCGCCGAACTGGGTCGCTGGACGCTGGAGGAGGCCGTCGAACAGGCCGCCGACCGGACCGCGAGCGGGCTGACCGTGCCGGTCGTCGTGCGGGTGGGCGCCCGGCGGCTGCTGGACCGGTCGATGCCGCTGGGCTCCGTGGAGGCGCTGCTGACACGGCACGGGCTGCCGTCCGGGGCGCTGATGGTCGAGCTGTCGGACACCGACCCCAGGGTGCCGCTGGACGAGCTGGAGCGCCGCCTGGGGGCCTTGAAGCGGCTCGGCGTCCGGATCGCCCTCGACGGCTTCGGCAGCGGCTTCGCCACCCTCACGGCACTTCGCCGGCTCCCCGTCGACGTACTCAAACTCGACCGCTCGCTGGTCGAGGGGGTCGTCGAGTCCGCGCGGCTGCACAAGATCACCAGCGGGCTGCTGCGGATCGCCGGAGACCTCGGGCTGCAGTCCGTCGCGGAGGGGGTGGATCTGCCCGAGCAGGTCGTGGCGCTGCGCGCGATGGGCTGCACCCACGGTCAGGGCATGGCGTTCTCCGGGCCGGTCGACGAGTACCGGCTGCGCCGGGCTCTCGCGACCGGCCGCTACCCGGTCCCGCACGGGCCCGCCGAGCCCGCGTTCGCGGGCGGCGGCGCGGGGGTGTACACCAGTGGTGTCACCGCCGTCCTGGGGAGCGGAAGTGCCCTTCGTTCACATAATGAGACTCCCGTCCCACCCACTTGACAGCCGGTGCGCGCCAGGGGGAGGGTCAATGCCATGCGCACCCGAATTCTCGTACTTGGAAAGCGCGTCGGCTGAAGCTGGTGACGTCCGGACGGACCCGGAACTCACGGCGACCCACACCCGGCGCGCTCCCCTCGCTTGCCTTTTGGCACGAGGGGTTTTTTGTTGCACAAAACCGCAGCAGCACCCCTGTAGAACCCCAGTAAGACCCTCAGTAAAACCCTCAGCATCGAGAAGAGAATGCCGATGACCGAGCAGGCCACCGGGGCCCATCCGCAGCCGCGGCCCCGATCCGGAGGACAGCACTCCGCGTCCGTCGAGCACGTGACGGGTGCGCAGTCCCTCATCCGTTCGCTCGAGGAGGTCGGCGCCGAGACGGTATTCGGCATTCCCGGCGGTACGATCCTGCCCGCCTACGACCCGATGATGGACTCGACGAGGGTCCGCCACGTCCTGGTCCGGCACGAGCAGGGCGCGGGTCACGCGGCCACCGGATACGCGCAGGCCACCGGCCGGGTCGGCGTCTGCATGGCCACCTCCGGCCCGGGCGCCACCAACCTGGTGACCCCGATCGCCGACGCCCACATGGACTCGGTGCCGCTCGTGGCGATCACCGGCCAGGTGGCGTCGAAGGCGATCGGCACGGACGCCTTCCAGGAGGCGGACATCGTCGGCATCACCATGCCGATCACCAAGCACAGCTTCCTGGTCACCAAGGCCGAGGACATCCCCCGGGTGATCGCGCAGGCCTTCCACATCGCCTCCACCGGCCGCCCCGGCCCGGTTCTGGTCGACATCCCCAAGGACATCCTCCAGGCGAAGACGACGTTCTCCTGGCCGCCGGTCATGGACCTGCCCGGCTACCGCCCGGTGACCAAGCCGCACGCCAAGCAGATCCGCGAGGCCGCCAAGCTGATCACCACCGCCAAGCGGCCGATCCTGTACGTCGGCGGCGGTGTCCTCAAGGCCGGCGCCACCGCCGAGCTGAAGGTCCTCGCCGAGCTGACCGGCGCGCCGGTCACCACCACGCTGATGGCGCTGGGCGCGTTCCCCGACAGCCACCCGCAGCACCTGGGCATGCCGGGCATGCACGGCTCGGTGGCCGCCGTCACCGGTCTGCAGAAGGCCGACCTGATTGTCGCCCTCGGCGCCCGCTTCGACGACCGTGTCACCGGCAAGCTCGACAGCTTCGCGCCGCACGCCAAGATCGTCCACGCGGACATCGACCCGGCCGAGATCGGCAAGAACCGCGCCGCCGACGTGCCGATCGTCGGTGACGCGCGCGAGGTCATCGCGGATCTGGTCCAGGCCGTCCAGAAGGAGCACAGCGAGGGCCAGCAGGGCGACTACAGCGCCTGGTGGAAGGATCTGAACCGCTGGCGCGAGACCTACCCGCTCGGCTACGACCAGCCGTCCGACGGCTCGCTCTCCCCGCAGCAGGTCATCGAGCGCATCGGGCGGCTCGCCCCGGCGGACACGATCTTCACCGCGGGCGTCGGCCAGCACCAGATGTGGGCCGCCCACTTCATCCGGTACGAGAAGCCCGCCACCTGGCTGAACTCCGGCGGCGCGGGCACCATGGGCTACGCGGTCCCGGCCGCGATGGGCGCCAAGGCCGGCGCGCCGGACCGGACGGTCTGGGCGATCGACGGCGACGGCTGCTTCCAGATGACCAACCAGGAACTCACCACCTGCGCCCTGAACAACATCCCGATCAAGGTCGCCATCATCAACAACGGTGCCCTCGGGATGGTCCGCCAGTGGCAGACCCTGTTCTACAACCAGCGCTACTCCAACACCGTGCTGCACTCCGGCCCGAACGACGTCAACCCGGACGCCCGGGGCACCCGCGTCCCCGACTTCGTGAAGCTGTCGGAGGCCATGGGCTGCTACGCCATCCGCTGCGAGTCCCCGGACGACCTCGACAAGGTCATCGAAGAGGCGAACTCGATCAACGACCGCCCGGTGGTCATCGACTTCATCGTCCACGAGGACGCCATGGTGTGGCCGATGGTCGCCGCCGGCACCTCCAACGACGAGATCCTGGCCGCCCGGGACGTCCGCCCCGACTTCGGCGACAACGAAGACGACTGAGCGAGAGAGACCCAAGAGACATGTCCAAGCACACGCTCTCCGTCCTGGTGGAGAACAAGCCGGGCATCCTGGCCAGGATCGCCGCCCTGTTCTCCCGCCGAGGCTTCAACATCGACTCGCTCGCCGTCGGCGTCACCGAGCACGCCGACATCTCCCGCATCACGATCGTGGTGAGCGTCGACGCCCTGCCGCTGGAGCAGGTCACCAAGCAGCTCAACAAGCTCGTCGAGGTGCTGAAGATCGTCGAACTGGAGCCGGGACAGGCCGTTCACCGTGAACTCGTTCTGGTGAAGGTGCGCGCCGACAACGAGACGCGCTCGCAGATCGTCGAGATCGTCCAGCTGTTCCGCGCCAAGACCGTCGACGTCTCCCCGGAGGCCGTGACCATCGAGGCCACCGGCGGCGCCGACAAGCTGACGGCCATGCTCAAGATGCTGGAACCGTACGGCATCAAGGAGCTGGTCCAGTCCGGCACGATCGCGATCGGCCGAGGCGCCCGTTCGATCACGGACCGGTCGCTGCGCGCTCTCGACCGGTCGGCGTAAGGATGGTTCCGGGCGGTCGGGACGACACCGGCCGCCCGTGCACCGCCCGTATACCGAGACCCCGAAACCTCCCTTCCGCCCGCCGTCATACGGTGGGACGCAACACCTGCACACAAGGAGAGAACCCAAAGTGGCCGAGCTGTTCTACGACGCCGACGCCGACCTGTCCATCATCCAGGGCCGCAAGGTCGCGGTCATCGGATACGGCAGCCAGGGCCACGCCCACGCGCTGTCGCTCCGTGACTCGGGTGTCGACGTCCGGGTCGGTCTGCACGAGGGCTCCAAGTCCAAGGCCAAGGCCGAGGAGCAGGGCCTGCGCGTGGTGACCCCGGCCGAGGCCGCCGCCGAGGCCGACGTCATCATGATCCTCATCCCGGACCCGATCCAGGCCCAGGTCTACGAGGAGTCCATCGCCCCGAACCTGAAGGACGGCGACGCGCTGTTCTTCGCGCACGGCTTCAACGTCCGCTTCGGCTTCATCAAGGCCCCGGCCGGCGTGGACGTCGCCCTGGTCGCCCCGAAGGGCCCGGGCCACCTGGTGCGCCGCCAGTACGAGGAGGGTCGCGGCGTCCCCGCGATCGCCGCGGTCGAGCAGGACGCCACGGGCAACGCGTTCGCGCTGGCCCTGTCGTACGCCAAGGGCATCGGCGGCACCCGCGCGGGCGTCATCAAGACGACCTTCACCGAGGAGACCGAGACCGACCTGTTCGGTGAGCAGGCCGTGCTGTGCGGTGGCACCTCGGCGCTGGTCAAGGCGGGCTTCGAGACCCTGGTCGAGGCCGGTTACCAGCCGGAGATCGCCTACTTCGAGTGCCTGCACGAGCTGAAGCTGATCGTGGACCTCATGTACGAGGGCGGCCTGGAGAAGATGCGCTGGAGCGTCTCCGAGACCGCCGAGTGGGGCGACTACATCACCGGCCCGCGCATCATCACCGACGCCACCAAGGCCGAGATGAAGCAGGTCCTCGCCGAGATCCAGGACGGCACCTTCGCCCAGAACTGGATGGACGAGTACCACGGCGGCCTGAAGAAGTACAACGAGTACAAGACCGCGGACTCCGAGCACCTGCTGGAGACCACCGGCAAGCAGCTCCGCAAGCTGATGAGCTGGGTGAACGACGAGGCGTAGGCCTTGCGGACAGGGGGCCGGAGCGTGCTGCTCCGGCCCCGTTGTCCATCCTGTCCGGCCACGGACGGGTGATCCTTCCGCAGAGGCGTAAGGCGTCCTCCGTCGCAGCACTAGACTGCTGCACAACATACGCGTTCAGGCCCACAGCGTCGTGCGTCTTCCACGCGGCTAGCACCCCTCCACCGCATGCGGCCGTCGGGACGGCCGTCCGCATTGGACATGTGAGGACTCACGTGAGCTCGAAACCTGTCGTACTCATCGCTGAAGAGCTGTCGCCCGCGACCGTGGACGCGCTTGGCCCGGACTTCGAGATCCGGCACTGCAACGGAGCGGACCGAGCCGAACTGCTCCCGGCCATCGCCGACGTCGACGCGATCCTGATCCGCTCGGCCACCAAGGTGGACGCCGAGGCGATCGCCGTCGCGAAGAAGCTGAAGGTCGTCGCACGAGCCGGCGTCGGCCTGGACAACGTGGACGTCTCCGCCGCCACCAAGGCCGGCGTGATGGTCGTCAACGCCCCCACCTCGAACATCGTGACCGCGGCCGAGCTGGCCTGCGGTCTGCTGCTCGCCACCGCCCGCCACATTCCGCAGGCCAACGCCGCGCTGAAGAACGGCGAGTGGAAGCGCAGCAAGTACACGGGTGTGGAACTGGCCGAGAAGACCCTGGGTGTCGTGGGCCTCGGGCGGATCGGTGCGCTGGTCGCCCAGCGCATGTCCGCCTTCGGTATGAAGGTCGTCGCCTACGACCCCTACATCCAGCCCGCCCGTGCCGCCCAGATGGGCGTCAAGGTCCTGTCGCTGGACGAGCTCCTCGAGGTCGCCGACTTCATCACCGTCCACCTGCCCAAGACCCCCGAGACGGTCGGTCTGATCGGCGACGAGGCGCTGCGCAAGGTCAAGCCGAGCGTGCGCATCGTCAACGCCGCGCGTGGCGGGATCGTCGACGAGGAGGCGCTGTACTCGGCGCTCAAGGAGGGCCGGGTCGCCGGTGCCGGCCTCGACGTGTACGCGAAGGAGCCCTGCACGGACTCCCCGCTGTTCGAGTTCGACCAGGTCGTGTCCACCCCGCACCTCGGCGCCTCGACCGACGAGGCGCAGGAGAAGGCCGGTATCGCGGTCGCGCGTTCGGTGCGGCTCGCCCTCGCCGGTGAGCTCGTGCCGGACGCGGTGAACGTCCAGGGCGGTGTCATCGCCGAGGACGTCAAGCCGGGCCTGCCGCTCGCCGAGCGCCTCGGCCGGATCTTCACGGCGCTCGCCGGCGAGGTCGCGGTCCGCCTCGACGTCGAGGTGTACGGCGAGATCACCCAGCACGATGTGAAGGTGCTGGAGCTCAGCGCCCTCAAGGGTGTCTTCGAGGACGTCGTCGACGAGACCGTGTCCTACGTCAACGCCCCGCTGTTCGCGCAGGAGCGCGGTGTCGAGGTGCGGCTGACGACGAGCTCGGAGTCCGCCGACCACCGCAACGTCGTGACCGTGCGCGGCACGCTCTCGGACGGCGAGGAGGTGTCGGTCTCCGGCACGCTGGCCGGTCCGAAGCACGTCCAGAAGATCGTCGCGGTCGGCGAGTACGACGTCGACCTCGCGCTCGCCGACCACATGGTCGTCCTCAAGTACGAGGACCGTCCGGGCGTCGTCGGTACCGTCGGCCGTGTCTTCGGCGAGGCGGGGATCAACATCGCCGGCATGCAGGTCGCCCGCGCGGTCGCCGGCGGCGAGGCGCTGGCCGTGCTGACCGTTGACGACACGGTGCCGGTCGGCGTGCTGGCCGAGGTTGCCGAGGAGATCGGCGCGACGTCCGCTCGTGCGGTGAACCTCGTCTGAGGTTGCCGCACCACTGGGGGCTGCCGCCCCCAGGCCCCCGCTTCGGCCCTGAAGGGGCCTCGTCCGCAAACGCCGGACGGGCTGAGTCCACTGAACGTGGCTCGTGAGCAGAACGCCGGACGGGCAGAAGCAGCTTGACCCCAGCTGAAAAGGCGCCGGGGCTGGATCACTCCAGCCCCGGCGCCTTTCGTATGTGCCGTTACTTCACGCTGATCCTCCGCAGGCTGACCGACGCCGCCACCGCCGCCCCCGCCAGCAACAGCGCTCCTGCGATCGCCGCGCCGTGCATGCCGTTGGTGAAGGCTTCCCGTGCCGCCGTCGCCAGGGCGTCTCCCGTGCGCCCCGGGAGCTGACGGGCGACGGCCAGCGCGCCGCCCAGGGTCTCCTGGGCCGGAGCCGGGGCCGAGGCCGGGATGTCGTGGCGGTAGATCGCCGTGCCGATGGAGCCGAGGACCGCCATGCCCAGGGCACCGCCGAACTCGGCGCCGGTCTCCAGGAGGGAGGAGGCCGAGCCTGCCCGTTCGGCGGGGGCCGCGCCCATCGCCAGGTCCGTCATCTGGGAGATGACCATGACGATCCCGGAGGCCAGGACCCCGCAGGCGGCCAGCACGAGCCACATGGAGTCGGTGCCGGCAAGGGCGAGCAGAGCGTAGCCGGTGGCGGCGATCGCGAAGCCCGCCGTCACGACGTAGGCCCGGTTGACGCCCTTCTGGACCAGGGAGGTGGCCAGCGGGGCGGCCATGCCGATCGGCACCGAGGGCAGCAGCGCCCACAGGGCCGCCTCCAGCGCGCTCTTGTCGAGGACCGACTGGAGGTACTGCGTGGTGAAGAAGGCCGAGCCCAGCATCCCGAACGAGGAGACCAGGTTCAAGGCGACCGCGGGGGCGAAGCCGTGGCTGCGGAACAGGGCCGGGGAGATCATCGGCGAGGCCGCCGTGCGCTGGCGGTGGACGAAGAGGGCCGCGAAGAGCAGGCCGACGGTGATCGAGACGACGTACTCGGCGTGCCAGCCCTCGGAGGGGATCTCCTTCAGGCCGTAGATGACGGGGAGCACCGCGGCCATCGACAGCGGGACGCTCGGCCAGTCGAAGCGGCCGGGGGCGGGGTCGCGCGACTCGGGCAGCAGGATCGGGCCGAGGACCAGCAGCAGCGCCATCGCGGGCAGGTTGACCAGGAAGACCGAGCCCCACCAGAAGTACTCGACCAGGACACCGCTCATCACCGAGCCGAGCGCGATGCCCGCCGTCATCACGCCGGACCACAGGCCGATCGCCTTCGCGCGCTGGCCGGGGTCGGTGAACATCGTGCGGATCAGGGCCATCGTCGAGGGCATCAGGGTCGCGCCGCCGATGCCGAGGACCGCGCGGGCCGCGATCAGGGTCTCGGCGCTGTTCGCGTAGGCCGCGATCAGTGAGGCGGTGCCGAAGGCGGCCGCACCGATCAGCAGCAGCTTGCGGCGGCCGATGCGGTCGCCCAGCGAGCCCATCGTCATCAGCAGGCCCGCCAGGACGAACGCGTAGATGTCGAAGATCCACAGCTGCTGGGTGCCGCTGGGCTCCAGGTCCGCGCTGATGGCGGGGATCGCGAAGTAGAGGACGGAGACGTCCATGGAGACCAGCAGCAGCGGAAGCATCAGCACCCCGAGGGCGGTCCATTCGCGGCGGCCGGCGCGGGCCGCCGGGGGTGTGGCGGTGCTTGTCGAGTTCGTCATACGGAGGACTGTACGAGCGTCTTAAACGCTTGTCTAGAACGAATGTATAATTCATGCGTCTAGGACGGTTGTATGGATCCGGGGTAGGGTGGCGGGTATGGGACACCGTGAGGATCTGCTCGAAGGCGCCAAGCGCTGCCTGCTTCAGAAGGGGTTCGTGCGCACGACGGCGCGCGACATCGTCAAGGAGTCGGGGACCAACCTCGCCTCGATCGGCTACCACTACGGCTCGAAGGACGCCCTGCTCACCCAGGCGTTCGTGGAGCTGGTGCAGGAGTGGGGCGAGAAGTTCGCCCCGGCCGACCGGCGCGACACGGAGGACGGGGGCTCGCTGGAGCGGTTCCGTGGCGTGTGGGCGCGGATGCTGGAGACCATGGGCGAGTCCAGGCCCGTCTGGGCGGCCAGCCTGGAGATCGCCACGCAGGGAGATCGCGTCAGCGAGCTGCGGAAACTGATGGCCGAGGCCCAGATCGAGGGGCGCTCCGGGCTGGTCGCCATGTTCACCGGCCAGGACGAAGCCACCCTCGACGAACGCACAGTCCAGACGGTCGGCGGCTTCTATCAGGCGCTGCTCAACGGCCTGATGGTGCAGTGGCTCTTCGATCCGGCGAGCGCGACCACGGCGGACGATCTGACGGAGGGGCTGCGGCGGGTCATCGAGGCGGCCGGCGGGAAGTGATCCGGCCGTCCTGCACCAGCGTCCGGTGCGCGTGCCGCCGTGCCGCGTCCATGTCGTGGGTGACCGGCACGAGCGCCGCGCCGACCGCTTCTTGCTGTTCCGCGAGCAGTTCCAGCACCCGCTCCCGGCGGTTGGCGTCCGCGCGGTGGTCGGTTCGTCGGCCACCAGGACGTCCGGCTCGTTGACGCATGCCATGGCGATGGCGGCCCGCTGACGCATGCCGCCGGAGTACTCGTGCGCAGGGCGGCGGTGCGGGCGGTGCCGCCGGGCACGAACCGTACGTCGATGCCGGATGCCCGGTGCCGGATGACGGCGCCTCGGCCTTGGTGCCCCGGGAGTCGTCGTAGCGGTCGGGGGAGGCGGAGGAGGTGTCGTTCACCTCGGTCGGCTCGAAGGGGCCGGTGCCGGCGCCGACCGGGTTCACCGTCCTCCCCGTGTACGCCTTCGCCGCGAGGACCGGCAGCTGCGGTGAGCTGAGCCGCTGCGGGACCAGGGGGTCCTCGTCGGCGGTGGTCACGGTGACCGTGTCGGCGTCGGCGGCCCGCACGGTGAGTTCGACGCCGTCCAGGACGCGGGGTTCGGGGGAGGCGGTGGCGGCTCTGGTCGGCGACCGCACGACGGTTTCGGCGTCGAGTGTCGTGCCGTCGTGGAAGGTGACGCCGTCGCGTATCTCGAAGGCCCGAGCGCGGCCGGACTGCTGCCACTTGGTGGCGAGCGAGGCCTGCGGGGCGCCGTCCGCGTCCAGCTCGACGAGGGTCTCGGCGGTCGACCTGCGCGAGAGCTTGAAGGTGTCGTCGGAGAGCGGGGAAAGGCCCGAGCGCGGGGGCTGCGTCATCGCGACGCGCACCCGCTTGCCCTCCCCGTTCGTGGAGTTTCCGGCGGCGGACCCGTCACCGGTGAAGCACCCGGTGGGCAGCGCGTTTTCAACGATGACGTAGTCGGGCCGCCTTCAGTGTCATGTGCAGCAGCAGCCGGTCCTCGCCGTCGTCCAGGTCCAGCCCCGTCAGCTGCTCG
Coding sequences within it:
- a CDS encoding putative bifunctional diguanylate cyclase/phosphodiesterase; the encoded protein is MSSPPTSTTLLDGALRTQSPTGTPRTAPPSAGGPGSSLVHQLLLALMCAGYAVGSALGWGSDELALIMGDFGLTAAAGAAAVSCLLYARTRRVRFRSAWLLFSLSSAMAALGNLVWGWYEVVLGRPVPSPSLADLFFLCFAPPAIVGLLVLAARPMTKAGWVCLGLDAWLIAGSLLTLSWSLALAQAAQFDGPSVAHAALSLAYPLLDIALVSMVLVLHFRRSPVNRTAVNTAVGALALTVMCDALFTSPLLHNNYRSGQLLDAGWFAGSLLLAYAPWAASRRQGASDEGHTRVVHEHVPGQQRTAGHPHGPSRPAAHPSAQTAARAPDRTPPQGGDPSRYPATRPITGSLAALTPYLAAAVCTLGILYNVLNGRSVDRVVLLTGGAVVLALVVRQGIMLLDNITLTQELAQKENHFRSLVQGSSDVIMIAAPSGILRYVSPAAAGVYGQSAEELVGTELAHLIHPEDLGCVVHEVRRFLAATPQEEPTTRIECRFRSGGGGWLNVESTVNRHHGGLIFNSRDVTERVRLQAQLQHNAEHDPLTDLPNRALFTRRVQQALSGRRSSDRGPALRNTAVLFIDLDGFKAVNDTIGHAAGDELLVQAARRLQDAVRHGDTASRLGGDEFAALIVGDGTRDRTARERHILELADRLRLTLSQPYLIDGNEVRVAASIGVAFAEPGLGAGELLRNADLAMYRAKAGGKGRVELYKPQMQQDVVRKAELATRLRAALHDGEFALLHQPVVRLEDGRISSVAAQARWRSSQGVLFTPAEFLRAAEDSDKTAELGRWTLEEAVEQAADRTASGLTVPVVVRVGARRLLDRSMPLGSVEALLTRHGLPSGALMVELSDTDPRVPLDELERRLGALKRLGVRIALDGFGSGFATLTALRRLPVDVLKLDRSLVEGVVESARLHKITSGLLRIAGDLGLQSVAEGVDLPEQVVALRAMGCTHGQGMAFSGPVDEYRLRRALATGRYPVPHGPAEPAFAGGGAGVYTSGVTAVLGSGSALRSHNETPVPPT
- a CDS encoding acetolactate synthase large subunit, translated to MTEQATGAHPQPRPRSGGQHSASVEHVTGAQSLIRSLEEVGAETVFGIPGGTILPAYDPMMDSTRVRHVLVRHEQGAGHAATGYAQATGRVGVCMATSGPGATNLVTPIADAHMDSVPLVAITGQVASKAIGTDAFQEADIVGITMPITKHSFLVTKAEDIPRVIAQAFHIASTGRPGPVLVDIPKDILQAKTTFSWPPVMDLPGYRPVTKPHAKQIREAAKLITTAKRPILYVGGGVLKAGATAELKVLAELTGAPVTTTLMALGAFPDSHPQHLGMPGMHGSVAAVTGLQKADLIVALGARFDDRVTGKLDSFAPHAKIVHADIDPAEIGKNRAADVPIVGDAREVIADLVQAVQKEHSEGQQGDYSAWWKDLNRWRETYPLGYDQPSDGSLSPQQVIERIGRLAPADTIFTAGVGQHQMWAAHFIRYEKPATWLNSGGAGTMGYAVPAAMGAKAGAPDRTVWAIDGDGCFQMTNQELTTCALNNIPIKVAIINNGALGMVRQWQTLFYNQRYSNTVLHSGPNDVNPDARGTRVPDFVKLSEAMGCYAIRCESPDDLDKVIEEANSINDRPVVIDFIVHEDAMVWPMVAAGTSNDEILAARDVRPDFGDNEDD
- the ilvN gene encoding acetolactate synthase small subunit, whose translation is MSKHTLSVLVENKPGILARIAALFSRRGFNIDSLAVGVTEHADISRITIVVSVDALPLEQVTKQLNKLVEVLKIVELEPGQAVHRELVLVKVRADNETRSQIVEIVQLFRAKTVDVSPEAVTIEATGGADKLTAMLKMLEPYGIKELVQSGTIAIGRGARSITDRSLRALDRSA
- the ilvC gene encoding ketol-acid reductoisomerase; protein product: MAELFYDADADLSIIQGRKVAVIGYGSQGHAHALSLRDSGVDVRVGLHEGSKSKAKAEEQGLRVVTPAEAAAEADVIMILIPDPIQAQVYEESIAPNLKDGDALFFAHGFNVRFGFIKAPAGVDVALVAPKGPGHLVRRQYEEGRGVPAIAAVEQDATGNAFALALSYAKGIGGTRAGVIKTTFTEETETDLFGEQAVLCGGTSALVKAGFETLVEAGYQPEIAYFECLHELKLIVDLMYEGGLEKMRWSVSETAEWGDYITGPRIITDATKAEMKQVLAEIQDGTFAQNWMDEYHGGLKKYNEYKTADSEHLLETTGKQLRKLMSWVNDEA
- the serA gene encoding phosphoglycerate dehydrogenase, translated to MSSKPVVLIAEELSPATVDALGPDFEIRHCNGADRAELLPAIADVDAILIRSATKVDAEAIAVAKKLKVVARAGVGLDNVDVSAATKAGVMVVNAPTSNIVTAAELACGLLLATARHIPQANAALKNGEWKRSKYTGVELAEKTLGVVGLGRIGALVAQRMSAFGMKVVAYDPYIQPARAAQMGVKVLSLDELLEVADFITVHLPKTPETVGLIGDEALRKVKPSVRIVNAARGGIVDEEALYSALKEGRVAGAGLDVYAKEPCTDSPLFEFDQVVSTPHLGASTDEAQEKAGIAVARSVRLALAGELVPDAVNVQGGVIAEDVKPGLPLAERLGRIFTALAGEVAVRLDVEVYGEITQHDVKVLELSALKGVFEDVVDETVSYVNAPLFAQERGVEVRLTTSSESADHRNVVTVRGTLSDGEEVSVSGTLAGPKHVQKIVAVGEYDVDLALADHMVVLKYEDRPGVVGTVGRVFGEAGINIAGMQVARAVAGGEALAVLTVDDTVPVGVLAEVAEEIGATSARAVNLV
- a CDS encoding MFS transporter, which produces MTNSTSTATPPAARAGRREWTALGVLMLPLLLVSMDVSVLYFAIPAISADLEPSGTQQLWIFDIYAFVLAGLLMTMGSLGDRIGRRKLLLIGAAAFGTASLIAAYANSAETLIAARAVLGIGGATLMPSTMALIRTMFTDPGQRAKAIGLWSGVMTAGIALGSVMSGVLVEYFWWGSVFLVNLPAMALLLVLGPILLPESRDPAPGRFDWPSVPLSMAAVLPVIYGLKEIPSEGWHAEYVVSITVGLLFAALFVHRQRTAASPMISPALFRSHGFAPAVALNLVSSFGMLGSAFFTTQYLQSVLDKSALEAALWALLPSVPIGMAAPLATSLVQKGVNRAYVVTAGFAIAATGYALLALAGTDSMWLVLAACGVLASGIVMVISQMTDLAMGAAPAERAGSASSLLETGAEFGGALGMAVLGSIGTAIYRHDIPASAPAPAQETLGGALAVARQLPGRTGDALATAAREAFTNGMHGAAIAGALLLAGAAVAASVSLRRISVK
- a CDS encoding TetR/AcrR family transcriptional regulator, translating into MGHREDLLEGAKRCLLQKGFVRTTARDIVKESGTNLASIGYHYGSKDALLTQAFVELVQEWGEKFAPADRRDTEDGGSLERFRGVWARMLETMGESRPVWAASLEIATQGDRVSELRKLMAEAQIEGRSGLVAMFTGQDEATLDERTVQTVGGFYQALLNGLMVQWLFDPASATTADDLTEGLRRVIEAAGGK